Part of the Terrisporobacter glycolicus ATCC 14880 = DSM 1288 genome is shown below.
AAGTCTTTGACCTGCTTTTAAATTACCTTCTAAGATAGCTGTTCTTAGATTTTCAAATACTACATCTCTTAATGGCTTATAATTATCTAGATTTAATTTTGTTAAACTATCCATTTATTTCAACCCCCTTTTTATGGCTTTTAACTAGATATACTTGTTTAAAGTTTTCTAGTAAAATTTTTTTACATTTTTCTGCATCTTCTTCGTTGTTATATAATCCAAAAACTGTTGGTCCACTTCCACTCATCATAGCTCCTAATGCCCTATTATTTATCATAATTTCCTCTATCTCATTAATAACAGGATATTTTTCCTTAGTAACGGATTCTAAGACATTATACATATTCTTTGATAATAGCTCTATGTTATTTTCTTTTAATAGCCTCATTAATAATTTATTATCCGGCCTTTTTTTAATAATTTTAGAATCTATAGCCTCATATACTTCTTTTGTAGACACAAATAATTCTGGTTTACACACCAAAATAAATGCATCCTGAGATAAACCATCTATATTTGTTAATTTTTCTCCAATATTTTCTGCCAATGATGCTTCTCCTTCAATACAAAAAGGCACATCAGCCCCTAGTTGTAAACCTATTCCCTTAAGTTCATTTTTACTTAAGTTAAGATCCCATAACTTATTCAATCCAACTAAAACTGCGGCCGCATTACTACTTCCACCTGCCATACCGGCAGCAACAGGTATATTTTTATCTATGTAAATTTTTATACCTCTTTTTATATTGAATTCTTGTTTTATTAAACTAGCCGCTTTATGCATTATATTACTACTATCCATGGGTATATCTTTACTATTACTATTTATTATTATTGTATCTTCATCTAGTGAAAAAATCTTTATAATATCAAATAAATCAATAGTTTGCATTATCATTTCAACTAAATGATATCCATCTTGTCTCTTTCCTAATACATCTATAGATAAATTAATTTTCGCTCTACTTTTCAGTTCTATAGAATTCATTTCATCCTCCTTGTATGTGGTTGCATTTAGTATAATGGATTCTCGAATTATAATTATTATACTACAAAAACAAAATAATAGGGGTTTTATCCCCTATTATTTTACTACTTTTGTTAGTTTACTAATCTATCGTTGTAACTTTTTTTTGTAAAATTAAGCATTTTCCTTGCTTAATTGGTTCCTCTACCTTAATTTCATTTACATCTGCTATTTCTTCTTCTGTTGTATTATATTTTTTGGCTATATCCCAAAGATTGTCACCTTCTTTACAAATGTATACTATTATACTAGGAGCTGTTGAAAGGTCATAATCACCTTGGTCTTCACCTTTTATGATAAAGCTTTCTGATTTCTTATCTATAGCTTCTGTGAATCTTTTCACCTTTATTACTAAATCTATCTCATCTCTATTTAAATCTGCTTCAACTTTATCTATACAGACTGTATTAAATATTGAGCAAGTATCACTTAAATTTTCAATAACAGCATCATTTTCAAAAGGAATTTCTTCTGATAACTTATAAATCATTTTCTCTCCTTCAACAGGAACAAATAATATTACCACTTTTATTATTCCTTGAATTATGCTTTTATTTCCTTCTACATAAGCATTCTCTATAGATATTGATGGACACACACTTACTATATCCTTCACTTGGATACTATCATCACCTATACTTAAAGTGTCTCTAACTGTAAATGTTTCCGACATAGAACATAATGCTTTGTTTAAATTTATTAGTCTATGATCAAATTTTACAATTTTTTGTGGAGAATATGCGTCCTGTAATACTTCTCTAGTTACTTCATCAGTAACTTTTACCTTACAGCATACTGTGCATTCTATTTCTAGCATACCTGTATTACTTTCACTATTTTCTTTGAAATTATAATTAAAATCGCCTATACTTAATAAAGTTTCTTCTCTCATTCCGTCAAAAGCTCCTGGAACTTCAATAAATTGTGTAAAATCAATACCTACCTTATCTAATTCTACAATATCACCTTCAGAAGTACATGCTAGAGGACTGATTTCTAAAACACCACCTATTATAACTTTATTGTCTGCTATTCTACTTTCCTTAACTTTTACCACAGGCGTAATATTTATTATTGCAGACACTTCTTCTGAGCTTATAGCTATAGTGTCTCTTATTACACTTTCAGTTTTTTCTATTCCTATAATGTCTTGATATACTATCTCTTTTCTATGTTTTTGAATGCATTCAACTTGAGAAACATCTTTTACAATATCTAGTCTTTGTTTTTCAAATAAACTACCTTTAATATTCATAAGAGCTCCTACTCTTATTTTTCTTTCATTCAAAATTGTACAATCAACATGTTCTACCTCTGGATATAGCATGTACTCCATATCTTGAACTATATTATCTTTTTCTACAACCTCATTTATGTCTATTTTTCCGCAAACATTAGATAAAGTACTTTTATCATCTGCTATATACATAACATTGTAATTAAAACTTCCTCTACATACAAGTTTTCCATCTGATACCTCAATTTTACTCAATGCTATGTACCCTTGAGTATCAACGATTTCATAAACGTCTGACTTAACATCTGGCACTACAGCTTCCGATTCAATAAATGTTTGATACTTCCCAAAGTCAACTCTGCTATCTATTTTGATTATATCCTTAATTAATTCCATATTTGTCCCTCCTAAATATAAATAAACTATCACACTATATTTATATTTAAGAGGACAAAAAAAAATTACACCTAATTTAATAGGTATAATTTAACTTACGCTTAATTTATCTTCTTCTATTTTACTATCTTTAAAAACTTGTAATTTTACATTTTCTGTTAACAGATCAGAGTAACTATAAGATACTCTTTGATATCCACTTCCGCTTGCTTCTAGCTTCACTATAAAGACACTAGGATAAACATTTTCTAGTATTCCCCTTTTGGTTGTAATCTGCTTTCTTCCCTTATTTGCTTTCAATATTATTTTTTTACCTAGATGTTTTTCCAAATTCAGTCTAATGTTATCTAAAGTTTGAACAGTAGCCATAATATCACCCTCTTTTAGTTTCTATGTTTACATAATATCATAAAAAAAGGTCTTTGTCAAATGTTTTAACTAATTATTTTATATATTTTCAAAGCAATTGTCAATAGTATTTTTAAAGAATACAGTATAATTTTATAAAAATATATTTTTAATATAAAATTATATTAATCTAGGCATTGCCCATCTAAATTTTCCCCTCGTTTCAGAACCCCCTATACCTTTATATCCTGTTATTGTTTGTTCTATTACTTCTTCTATTGGTACTACCATATCAATTCTTGAACAAGCAATTTTTTCAACAATAAATACAGGATCAAGGGCATGTATCATTATTCTTCCTGGAGAACTAGCGTAGTTTGCTCCCGCTCTTATTATCTGCTCAAAATTAGATTGGCATGCACCTGCAAAAATAACTAGACCATCAAAATCAGGTTGCCATTTTCTAGCTTCTCTAACACACTTTATAAAGTTATAAGAATTTCTATAGTTATTTATATCTTTTAAATTCCCCTTTTTAGACGTTATAGCATCATGTCCTGTTATAACCAATATATCTGGTTTATGTTTTTCTAAAAGAGCTCTCACTTCTTTATGCTGGTTTGCTTCTGGTATAGCTACCCCAACAGCTGGTATTCCTAATTCAGTATAAACATCTAAACATATTTTTAAATATTCTTTGTCTCCGTCTATTTGGAGCACCTTTCCCGGAATCCCATATACATTACTACTAGACTGAAGTTTAGGCGCTCCCCTATACAAATTTTGCCTTTCCCTTGCATTAACTACTGATCTATATAATAAACTTTGAACATTTTTATCTATCAGAATCCCCCTAGTGTCACTTTCTTCCACCAATTCTAAATCATCCAAATATGCATCTGCCATTAATCTAAAAGCCACACCTTTTAATATGGCAATTTTTTTATTTTTTTCGTCCTTAGAAAATCCTACTATTTTAAATATAATATCTCTGTTATAAGATTTTCTAACTACTATATCTCCCTCTTTCATAGTTGTCCTCCTTAACATATGGTTTTAATTTATAGTATGTTTTAGAGGATATTTTGTTCATATGTTGATAAAAAACATATTTTGTTAAATATAATCAATGTACTAGATTAATATGTTCCAATATATATATAATTTCTAATATATAATATATTTAAGGAAGTATTTTTGTGTCTATAAAAAAAGGGGGCTTTATTACATATGAAAATATTTATTTTATCCTGCGGTGTATTTGAACCAGAACTAAATAAAATTTTAGAAGATATAAAAAAGGAAAAATTATTTAAAGAAGACATTTATGTGAGATATCTACCATTCGGACTTCATACTAACCTGGATAAGTTAAAAAGTGTAATTACTAGTAATTTAGATAGCATACAGTCAGATAAGATAGTTTTACTTTATGGAAGTAAGTGTCATTATATGTTTCACGAGTTTCTAAAAGACTACAACAATTTAATTACCTTTAAAGATTCCAATTGTATGGAGTTAATAATTGGAAATGAAAGAAAAAATGATGATGATAATTTATACATAACACCAGGATGGGTTCTTAAATTTGATGAGCTAAATAAATTTATGAATGCCGTAGATACTTATGATATCAGGCAACAGTATGGCCAGTACGATAATGTCATAATAGGTGATACAGGTGTATGTGAATTTACGGATGATATAATATTTGATTTATTTGAAAAAATTCAAGTACCTATAGAAACACAAAAAATAGATATTAATAATTTTAAAAATAAAATAATTGATTCTATAAAAAGAGCTATAAATAGCTGATTTAAATCAGCTATTTATAGCTCTTTAATTTATATATTTAAAATTTATATTACTCTTCTTCCATTTACAAAAGTTTTATAGTAATGACCACTTGCCATACTTGATATTACAACCTTGCCTTTAGTTGATGATGCATGGATGAATTTTTTGTTACCTATATAGATGCCCGCATGAGATACTCGTCCTTTTCCTGTTGTAGCAAAAAATACTAAATCACCTTTTTTCAAATTTTTTCTACTTACATATTTTCCTTGTTTACTTTGTGTTGTTGAAGTTCTTGATATACTTTTGCCCGTAGTCTTTTTTATAACATAGTATGTAAATCCAGAACAATCAAATGTAGATGGGCCTGACTTTCCCCAAACATATTTTTTACCTAATTGTTTTTTTGCAAAACTTACAACTTTCGTTGACTTACTACTTTTTGAAGCTGCATCTATTTGAGTTGGTGTTGCTAACACCGGCATAATCATTGTAACAAGTAATAATAAAGCTATTAATTTTCTCTTAAAATTCTTCATATTATTCTATATATAGTATTTAAACTATATTTATTCAACCCCCCTAATCTGATACAATTTAAATTGTAATCTTTTTGTAATAACTATATATATATTGTTACATTTTTGTAACTACTTTGCAAGAGTTTTTTCCCATATTTTTGAATAAATATAGTTTCTTTTTTTGTAACAAAAAAGACTACCTCATTAAAAGGTAGCCTAAATTATTTATTTTCCACAACATTTTTTGTATTTCTTTCCACTTCCACATGGGCATGGATCATTTCTTCCAACTCTATTTTCTTTAACAACAGTCTTAGTTTTTTTGTATGCTTTTTCTATTTCTTTTCTTTTTTCTGCTGATAATATTTCTTCCCAGCCTGGTAGAGTATATAGCCATTCAGCCTCTACATTTAACATGTTGAAGTATAATTTTTCGAAATCCACTTTTAAAGATATTTCAGAATCAGCTTCTATTTCTTCTAAAACTATATCTTCTTTTAAACTTTCACTTATTCCATCTATGAATCCCATAAAGTATTCAACAGAAGTATCGTGAGATGCAGCCAAGTCAGCAACCTTTCCTTCTATAACTTCTATTTTTTTATTTAATAATTCATTGTATATTCCAGCTTCTACTTTTAAGTATTCTTCCCAAAATTTCACTTCCGCTTCTTGAGTTTCAAGATTTTCACTTAAAGCTCTCCATTCAGTTAATAAACTCATATTAATGCTCCTCCTAAATTTAATTTAAAATCATCCTTATTTAACTATACTATTATATCACAATTAAATAGTTCTTTTAATACCTTTATGGCATAGTCTTGATCTATAAAATATGGGCTAGTAGCTATAGTTATAACTTTTGTCCCTTGTATTAATTCTTTAATTTTATTTAATCTAAAATCATAAGGTATATAGTCCATATCTTTTGAAAATATATCTAAATCTATGTCTAGTACATATTCTCCATCAATTTTAGCATCAAAGCCATAAGAACTGTCAATTATTATAACTTGTGAGAAGATTTCTTTCTTCAATGCAGGTTGAATAAAGTTCCCTACGTTTAATACTTCATTAGTATACATAAAGACATCATTCAAACTGTCTATATCCACATTATAATGATTAGGCTCTCTCATATCTTTATGTTGATCCACATGAACTAATTTACAACCTTTATTAAATTCTTTATTTTTTAAACTTTTTATCCAAAAATAAAATGCATGATTGTGATTGTCAAAAATATATATAATTTTATCTTCAAATTTATATTTTACCAAGTTTTTAAGACCTATAGCTTTTATTTCCTTATCTTCATCAATTTCATTAAAAACTATATTGTCTCCAAACTTCACATCCTCTAAGTCACCTTCAATTAACTTTGGTACAAAAATTTTTTTATTTTCTCTTTCTTCATAAGAAAAAATATTATTTCCATAAGGTTTATCAATATAAAACCCTTTGTATATTTCCATTGTATCTCCTTATTACTTACACATAATTTCTTTACAATTAAAAAGTTTATAATTAATTAGTATGCAAATATATTCCATGGGTATTCTTTTGGCACATCACATACAAATTCCATTTTTTCTTTTGTTGTTGGATGTTGTATTTCTATTTTATAAGACCATAAAGCAATTTGCTGTCCAACTTTATTTAAATGCTGACCGTATCTTTGGTCTCCAAATAAAGGATGTTTTCTACTTGCAAACTGCACTCTTATTTGATGTGGTCTTCCTGTTTGTAAATCTATTTGTATAAGGCTAAATCCCTTTTGAGAATCTAACGTTTCATATGAAAGTCTAGCGTCTTTAGCTTCTTTTGTATTTTTACTAACTACACTAACCATATTAGTTTTTTTATTTTTATATAAATAGTCTAGAAGATTATCTGACTTTTTATTCATATTACCATGTATAACAGCTCTATATGTCTTTTTAAAAGATTTATTTCTTACTTGTTCTGATAGTCTAGAGGCAGCCTTAGAAGTCTTTGTAAATACCATACAACCTCCTACAGGCCTATCTAGTCTATGTACAAGCCCCACAAACACATTTCCTGGCTTATTATATTTTTCCTTAAGGTGTTTCTTTAGAAGATTTACCATGTCATCATCATTAGTATTATCTCCTTGAGATAGTATATTAACAGGCTTTTCTACTACTAATAAATGATTATCTTCATATATAACCTTAACCATTACTATTTACTCTCCCATCTTCCAAATATACCACATGGAAGAACTTTTCCGTCTCTTGATGTTGGTATTCCTATTTCTCCAGCATATATATTTCCACCTTTAGCTTTTCTAGCAACTGTAGCATCTAATATGTGTTCAAGAATTATTGGAGATAAACCAGTTGTATAAGAGTTTATTAAGAAGAATAAAGGATCATCTGATAATACTTTTGTACATAAATCAACTAAACCATATAATTTTTCTTCTATTTGCCAAACCTCTCCCTTTGGTCCTCTTCCATATGAAGGTGGATCCATTATTATAGCGTCGTACTTATTTCCTCTTCTTATTTCTCTTTCAACAAATTTAACAACATCATCAACTATAAATCTTACCTTTCTATCTCCAAGACCTGATGTTTGTAAGTTTTCTTTTGCCCAAGTCACCATACCTTTAGATGCATCTACGTGGCAAACTTCCGCTCCTGCTGCTGCACATGCTACTGTTGCTCCTCCAGTATAGGCAAATAAATTAAGTACTTTTATTGGTCTATTTGATTTTTTTATCATTTCCATTTGCCAATCCCAATTCGCCGCTTGTTCTGGGAATAAACCTGTATGTTTAAATCCAGTAGGGCTTATATTAAATTTAAGACCTTTATAATTTACAGTCCATTTTTGTGGGTACTTCTTTTTAGTTTCCCAATGTCCTCCACCTTTT
Proteins encoded:
- the ispE gene encoding 4-(cytidine 5'-diphospho)-2-C-methyl-D-erythritol kinase — protein: MNSIELKSRAKINLSIDVLGKRQDGYHLVEMIMQTIDLFDIIKIFSLDEDTIIINSNSKDIPMDSSNIMHKAASLIKQEFNIKRGIKIYIDKNIPVAAGMAGGSSNAAAVLVGLNKLWDLNLSKNELKGIGLQLGADVPFCIEGEASLAENIGEKLTNIDGLSQDAFILVCKPELFVSTKEVYEAIDSKIIKKRPDNKLLMRLLKENNIELLSKNMYNVLESVTKEKYPVINEIEEIMINNRALGAMMSGSGPTVFGLYNNEEDAEKCKKILLENFKQVYLVKSHKKGVEING
- a CDS encoding DUF3794 and LysM peptidoglycan-binding domain-containing protein, which translates into the protein MELIKDIIKIDSRVDFGKYQTFIESEAVVPDVKSDVYEIVDTQGYIALSKIEVSDGKLVCRGSFNYNVMYIADDKSTLSNVCGKIDINEVVEKDNIVQDMEYMLYPEVEHVDCTILNERKIRVGALMNIKGSLFEKQRLDIVKDVSQVECIQKHRKEIVYQDIIGIEKTESVIRDTIAISSEEVSAIINITPVVKVKESRIADNKVIIGGVLEISPLACTSEGDIVELDKVGIDFTQFIEVPGAFDGMREETLLSIGDFNYNFKENSESNTGMLEIECTVCCKVKVTDEVTREVLQDAYSPQKIVKFDHRLINLNKALCSMSETFTVRDTLSIGDDSIQVKDIVSVCPSISIENAYVEGNKSIIQGIIKVVILFVPVEGEKMIYKLSEEIPFENDAVIENLSDTCSIFNTVCIDKVEADLNRDEIDLVIKVKRFTEAIDKKSESFIIKGEDQGDYDLSTAPSIIVYICKEGDNLWDIAKKYNTTEEEIADVNEIKVEEPIKQGKCLILQKKVTTID
- a CDS encoding Veg family protein, translated to MATVQTLDNIRLNLEKHLGKKIILKANKGRKQITTKRGILENVYPSVFIVKLEASGSGYQRVSYSYSDLLTENVKLQVFKDSKIEEDKLSVS
- the yabG gene encoding sporulation peptidase YabG produces the protein MKEGDIVVRKSYNRDIIFKIVGFSKDEKNKKIAILKGVAFRLMADAYLDDLELVEESDTRGILIDKNVQSLLYRSVVNARERQNLYRGAPKLQSSSNVYGIPGKVLQIDGDKEYLKICLDVYTELGIPAVGVAIPEANQHKEVRALLEKHKPDILVITGHDAITSKKGNLKDINNYRNSYNFIKCVREARKWQPDFDGLVIFAGACQSNFEQIIRAGANYASSPGRIMIHALDPVFIVEKIACSRIDMVVPIEEVIEQTITGYKGIGGSETRGKFRWAMPRLI
- a CDS encoding DUF1638 domain-containing protein, with product MKIFILSCGVFEPELNKILEDIKKEKLFKEDIYVRYLPFGLHTNLDKLKSVITSNLDSIQSDKIVLLYGSKCHYMFHEFLKDYNNLITFKDSNCMELIIGNERKNDDDNLYITPGWVLKFDELNKFMNAVDTYDIRQQYGQYDNVIIGDTGVCEFTDDIIFDLFEKIQVPIETQKIDINNFKNKIIDSIKRAINS
- a CDS encoding C40 family peptidase, with product MKNFKRKLIALLLLVTMIMPVLATPTQIDAASKSSKSTKVVSFAKKQLGKKYVWGKSGPSTFDCSGFTYYVIKKTTGKSISRTSTTQSKQGKYVSRKNLKKGDLVFFATTGKGRVSHAGIYIGNKKFIHASSTKGKVVISSMASGHYYKTFVNGRRVI
- a CDS encoding SEC-C metal-binding domain-containing protein gives rise to the protein MSLLTEWRALSENLETQEAEVKFWEEYLKVEAGIYNELLNKKIEVIEGKVADLAASHDTSVEYFMGFIDGISESLKEDIVLEEIEADSEISLKVDFEKLYFNMLNVEAEWLYTLPGWEEILSAEKRKEIEKAYKKTKTVVKENRVGRNDPCPCGSGKKYKKCCGK
- a CDS encoding UPF0489 family protein — its product is MEIYKGFYIDKPYGNNIFSYEERENKKIFVPKLIEGDLEDVKFGDNIVFNEIDEDKEIKAIGLKNLVKYKFEDKIIYIFDNHNHAFYFWIKSLKNKEFNKGCKLVHVDQHKDMREPNHYNVDIDSLNDVFMYTNEVLNVGNFIQPALKKEIFSQVIIIDSSYGFDAKIDGEYVLDIDLDIFSKDMDYIPYDFRLNKIKELIQGTKVITIATSPYFIDQDYAIKVLKELFNCDIIV
- a CDS encoding RluA family pseudouridine synthase, which produces MVKVIYEDNHLLVVEKPVNILSQGDNTNDDDMVNLLKKHLKEKYNKPGNVFVGLVHRLDRPVGGCMVFTKTSKAASRLSEQVRNKSFKKTYRAVIHGNMNKKSDNLLDYLYKNKKTNMVSVVSKNTKEAKDARLSYETLDSQKGFSLIQIDLQTGRPHQIRVQFASRKHPLFGDQRYGQHLNKVGQQIALWSYKIEIQHPTTKEKMEFVCDVPKEYPWNIFAY
- a CDS encoding class I SAM-dependent methyltransferase, whose product is MLLLADKWKDYELIDMGNGEKLERWGEVVLRRPDPQVMWPIRNESGLWKNPHGHYHRSAKGGGHWETKKKYPQKWTVNYKGLKFNISPTGFKHTGLFPEQAANWDWQMEMIKKSNRPIKVLNLFAYTGGATVACAAAGAEVCHVDASKGMVTWAKENLQTSGLGDRKVRFIVDDVVKFVEREIRRGNKYDAIIMDPPSYGRGPKGEVWQIEEKLYGLVDLCTKVLSDDPLFFLINSYTTGLSPIILEHILDATVARKAKGGNIYAGEIGIPTSRDGKVLPCGIFGRWESK